From Lewinellaceae bacterium:
CGGTCCAGGATCAGCGTGAGCAGTTCCTGCGTTTTCTCGTGCTGGTTGAAATAGGGCGAATAGGTAAACTGCAAAAAACGCTCCCGGCCTTTGGCCGATAGCTCCCGAATATGTTTTACCAAACGGCTTTGATACATAAACTCCAGAGTTAAATTCCAGTAATTCAATAAAATCAGACTATAAAAAACTAAAAACCAGTCAATTGTAAAAAATCAACCCGTTCTTAGCTGGCAGAAATATACGAAAATGTACTTACACCCTCACTTTTTTTGGCCGATATTTGTACTGTAGCTCACAATGAAACACTATTTACAACAGCTACTCAAACAAATGCGGCTCATAACTAGCAAAATGTAATTCCCGAAAAAAGGACAGTAATAGCAACTATCTTAAACAACCTACTACTAACAAATTTCCCTATGAACATCGCCGGGCCGCCGCCCGGCATTTCTGCCCAAAATTTTAGCGCGGGCAGCCTTACACAATTATTATCTCATGAACACCTTGGAAAAAAGTGCTTTGCCATCCGGCGGCACTTTTTCTTTTTACGGCTATTTGTCCTGAAAAGTTGCATTGCTGACGCCAAAACTGGCCAGGCCAGGCTGGCGAAATGAAAAAAAAACGGAGCAAATTCAGGCGAAAAATATAAATAAAAACACTTTAAAAAACAGAAATAGCCGAGCAAAAAACGACAAATTACTTAAAACCAGTTACTTGCAAATAAAAGCAAACAAAATGCACTTCCAGAATTGCAATTAATTGTACTTCACATCAAGCGAAAAGTTTAAGACTTTTGTATTGTGAAGAAGGGTAAAGCGGAAAGGCAAGAAATACGGCTCACTACTAACAAATTATAATCCTTCTGAATCGCCTGGCGATTCTTTCAGTTGTGATCCCACGAATGCAATTATAATCTCATGAATACTTCGGGGGCATTGAAGGATGCCCCTGTTTTTTTTGGTATGTAGATAGCCTCTCAAAGCTCTTTTGGAAACCGGCCCCGTACACGAGGCCGGTTTTTTTTATACCTTTACCTCCATGAAGCACTTCGTAGCCCCATCCCTGCTCGCCGCCGATTTTACCCGCCTTGCGGAAGAGGTGCGCATGGTCAATGAAAGCGAGGCCGACTGGCTGCACCTCGACGTCATGGACGGCCGGTTCGTACCCAATATCTCCTTCGGCCCGATGGTCGTTGAAGCGGTAAACAAATTGTCCGCCAAACCCCTCGACGTACACCTGATGATCCGGGAGCCGGAGCGGTACGTCGAACAGTTCCGGGAAGCCGGCGCCGATGTGATCACCGTCCACTACGAGGCCTGTACCCACCTGCACCGCGTCGTGCAGCAAATCCGGGAGACAGGAGCCACGCCCGGCGTATCCATCAACCCTCACAACTCCGTCAGCCTTCTGGAAGACATACTGGAAGAGGTAGGCCTCGTCCTCCTGATGTCGGTCAACCCGGGCTTCGGCGGCCAGAAGTTCATCTACAACACCCTGCTCAAAATCCAACGCCTCCGGGACCGCCTGACGGTGCGCAACCTTCCCGCCCGCATCGAAGTAGACGGCGGCATCGGGCTGCACAACGCCGAAAAAATCCTGCAGGCCGGCGCCGACGTGCTGGTCGCCGGCAGCGCCATCTTCAAAGCGGACGACCCCAAAGATGCCATCCGGCGTTTTAAGGAGATCGGGGGGGAAATCAGAAAGTTTGCTTGAGGGCAGGGAGCTGGGGATTTGCGAGGTTTGATTTTTGATTTGCGATTTGCGATTTGCCGGGAAGGGCCGGGTAACAATACATTTTTTTATTCGTTAGGATTAAGGCAAACGCTTGTCAGATTTCCGAAACTTGCCAAGTCTGCATACCTTTGCGGATCGAAAAAGAAAACACAAACCAGTAATCCCGATGATAAAGAACCTTACGCTACTATCTCTTATCCTGCTGAGCCTGTCGCAGGCCATAGCTCAAAATGTCGGCAAACTCTTCTACCTGGATGACAATAACCGCCTGGCCACGCTCGACCCCAATACCGCCGGCAGCACGGCCATTTCCGCCAATGCTGTTTTTGGCGGCACCCTGGTTCCCGGCTCGGTGGCAGTTGACAATGAAGGCAACCGCCTTTTCCTGGTATCCCCCGACGCCGCGCTCGGGGCTCAATTGATTACGGTGGACCTCAACACCGGGGAGCCCCTCAGCACGCTCACGCTGGATATGGAACCCAAATCCCTGGACTATCATTGCCTCAACGGGCTTTTGTACGCCATCGACGAACAAAACAACCTCGTTTCCATTGACCCCGCGAACGGAGCAGTGGAGGCCATCGCACCTATAGCTTCTACATCGGTTGACTTTTCTACCCCTACCCTCGACCCTTACGGCGACCGCCTGTTCTTCATCAGTTTTGAGCCGCTTGGCCTGCGGCTGTCGGCCGTCAGCGCCGCAACTGGGGCAATACTCGCCAGCCTGGATATCGGAGACGACATTTCTTTCCAGAATATGGCCTACAATTGCCGGGACGGCCTGCTCTATGGCCTGTTGAACAACGGGGGCGCCTCTTTTGCCCGGCTCAGCCCGATGGACGGCAACCTCACCCCCCTCTCCGGCCCCATCGCCGCCAACGGCTTCCTGGCCAACAGCCACAGCCTGAGCCAAAGCCGCCAGGCCTACACCTTCTCCGGGCAGGATGAAAACGGCGCCGTCCGCCTGTATACTGTTTCTTTGCTCGACGGAGCCATCGTCTCCCAGCCGGTTATCGGCACGGAATACTTCCTTAACAGTTCTATCGCCTACGCCAACCGCTGCGCCGCCGAGGCCGATTTCGGCCTGGCCGTGGGCTGCGCCGCCGACACTACGCGTTTTACCAATACCTCTACTCCGGGGGCAACCTTCCTTTGGAATTTCGGCGACCCCGCTTCCGGCGCCGCCAATACCTCCGCCGAGGCCAACCCCACTCACGTATATAATAACCCGGGCGTTTATACCATTACCCTCGTCGCCACGGATTGCGGAGCCGACACTCTATCCAAAGAGGTCATCGTGCCCGGCCTCTCGGTTCCCCCCTTTCCCGATACTACCCTATCCTGCGAGGATGATTTTCCCGTGACGATCAACGCCTTTACCGAAGGCGCCACTTATCTGTGGCAGGACGGGTCGGCCGATTCCGTCTTCATCGTTGAAGCTGCCGATGTGCCCGTCGATATTTCTGTGGAAATCACCCTGGGCGCCTGCATGGTTGAGTTTTCTACCTTTGCAGGCCGCGACGAGGATGCCAACTGCCCCTGCCTGCTGGTCATGCCCAATACTTTCACCCCCAACGGCGACAGCCACAACGACTTTTTCCGGCCGGTAGACCGCAACTGCCGCATCAAAGCCGGCAGTTATACCCTGCGCGTCTACAACCGCTGGGGAGAAATGGTATTCGAAAGCACCGACCCCGGCGGCAACGGCTGGGACGGCAACTACAAGAACGAGCCCGTGCCCAATGAGGTCTACTTCTACACCCTGCAGTACATCTCCGAAACGGACCAGGGCGACGTGCCGGATGAACGAAAGGGCGACCTGACGCTCCTGCGTTGAGTTTTTTTTACAAAAAATTCCCGCCTGCTCAACGAAGGGGCTCATCAGGCAGGCAGGAATTTTTTGTTAACGCCGCCACAAGCATCCATAGCCCCGACGCGGCTATCGCCGGTACGGGGCCTCCGCTACGCTCCGGCATCCATAGCATCCATAGCATCAATAGCATCAATAGCATCCATAGCATCCATAGCATCCATAGCATCCATAGCATCAATAGCATCAATAGCATCAATAGCATCAACAGCCCCGACGCGGCTATCACCGGTACGGGGCCTCCGCTGCGCTCCGGCATCCACAGCAACACCAAAAAAATGAACTTCAAACTACTTTTCCCCCTCCTCATTCTGTTTTCCTTCCATTCCTCCGCCCAGCCCGCCCGCTCCCCCCTCGGCGCGCCCGGCCCCGGCTACTGGCAAAACCGCGCGGATTACGACATACAAGCCACCCTCGACACGGCCTACCAAAAGATCATCGGCAAGGTAGCCATCACTTACACCAACAACAGCCCCTATCCGCTGGACTACCTCTGGCTGCAGCTCGACCAGAATAAGTACCAGGCCGATTCCCGGGGGGCGCAGGTAAATGCAGCGGGCAGCCGTCATGAAGGCAATGTTACCAATGGGTTTGAAATAGGCAGTGTTTTTTACAATAAGCTGCCGGCGGCGTACACCGTCACCGACACCCGAATGCAGTTAAAGCTAAACACACCCCTGGCGCCCAACGGAGGCAAAGCAACCCTCGCCATCGACTACAGTTTCACCGTGCCGGAAGAAGGCGCCGACCGCATGGGCCGCATCCTGCTCGACGATGGCTGGGTGTACGAGATCGCCCAGTGGTATCCGCGCATGGCGGTGCTGGACGATGTGCAAGGCTGGAACAACCTGCCCTACCTGGGCGCCGGCGAGTTTTACTGCGACTACGGCAATTTCGAATACGCCATCGACGTGCCCGGCGGTTTCGTGGTGGCCGGCTCGGGTGTGCTGCTCAACCCCGGCGAGGTACTGCCCCGTTCTTACGCCAAAAAGCTGGAAGCCGCCCGGCAGAGCGACACCACCGTTTTCATCATTTCCCCGGAGGAGGCCGGCAGCGCACCCGCCGGCAACGGCACGCGGAGCACCTGGAAATTCCGGATGCAAAATGCCCGCGACGTGGCCTGGGCCTGCGGCAAGGGCCTCATCTGGGACGCCGGCGGCGCAAAGCTGCCGAGCGGCGAGCGCGTCCTCATCCAGTCCTTTTACCCCCGCGAGAGCCTCGACGGCTGGGACCGGGCCACCGAATACGCCATAGCCTCGGTGGAGCACTACTCCGGGCAATGGTTCGAATACCCCTACCCCACCCTGAGCAACGTGGCGGGCACAGTAGGCGGCATGGAATACCCCGGCCTCCACTTCACGGAATACAACCGCAGCGGCAACGGCCTGTGGGTCACCCTCGACCACGAGGTGGCGCACAACTGGTTTCCCATGATCGTGGGCAGCAACGAACGGCAGCACGCCTGGATGGACGAGAGCTTCGTCACCTTCATGGGATACTACGCCGCCAAAGCCTTCACAGGCGCCAATTACAGCTCCTACATTTCCAACTACAAAGCCATGCGCCAGCGCTTCATGGGAACGGAGCTGGGGACGGTAACGCGCCCGCCGCGCGAAATAAGCAAAGGCTTCAGCGACATCGTTTACTTCAAGCCGGCTATTGCCCTGCTCACCCTGCGCGAATACGTGCTGGGGCCGGAGCGCTTCGATTACGCCTTTCGGCAATACATACGGAACTGGGCCTACAAACACCCCCGGCCGGAGGACTTCTTCAACGGCATGGAAAATGCCAGCGGAGAAGAGCTGGACTGGTTCTGGCAAAGCTGGTTCTACCAGGACGAGAACCTCGACCAGGAGATCAGCGACGCCCGCCGGAGAGACGATGGCTCTGTTTTTATCACCCTCGCCAACAAACTGGGCATGCCCATGCCGGTGGTGGTGGAGTTTACATTAGCCGATGGGTCCACCGAACGCAAAGAACTGCCGGTGGACATCTGGAACCAGGGCAGTACCTATTCCTTCACCTACCGCGCCGACCAGCCCGTGCAGTCCATCCGCCTCGACCCGGACGAGTGGCTGCCGGATATGGAACGGCGGAATAACGAGTGGGGGTTTTAGAAGGGCATAAGCTCTGCCAAAAAACCAAATAGAATGCGAAAAAGGTTCAACGATACCGGCGTATGCGTGCCTGACAAGCACTTCATGGCTGATACCTCAGCCAAGCTCGCCGAAATTTTTGAACTTATTAGAGTTGATGGGTTGGGGGGCTTTAGTGGGAAAAAAGATTAATTTTCGCCCTGATTGAGGCGCAAAAGTGGGAGGATAGTGGCGCTACCTGACCGCTTTTGGAACGAAGAGCAGGGCGAAAAGTAACTTTTTAACCGCTGAATGCTCCCAACGCATCAACTCTATTGAACAAGGCGCCTATTTTTCGATCAACCGGCCCCGGCAATACGGGAAAACCACTATCGCCTATTTATTGTATAAGCGACGGGATCATACTTTCCAATCGGTTATCCTGATCGGCGTTCATGACGTTAAAACCCTGAAGCTGAAGATCAGTCCTGAATCTCCAGGTAAGTTCATGACTTTCTGCTTGCAGATTTCCAGGACAAGTGAGCAGACAACTCGAAGTTGTCTGCTCACTTTGGGACAAAGCGGGAATTGCTGCCGCAAATGTCCAGTAGTATGCAAATGGCTCAAATCCCCATTCTTGTGGCTTTGGCGGCTGCCCCATTTCTTCGCGTCGCTTGCTCCAGCCCAGGAATACCTCGTCTCCGTTCAGCACTACTCTGTGCCGCAGGGCTTATTCCATCGGTATACCCGGCATACCGCTCAAGACAGCCGGGGCTTTATCTGGGTGGCTACCTACGATGGCATCAACCGTTTCGACGGCTTTGAGTTTCAGCAATACGCCAGTTCGACTCCAAGGGCAAACTGCTTCATGATTTTTCTGCTGATTTGAAGGAATTCAACCTTTCTTTTCTGACCGGCATTTATCTTCACCGGGCAGTTTTTCTGTACTAGTTATTTTTCCGGGCGGTGAAGCGTATGCAACTGCTCCGGGCGGCGGTGGCGGCTATTCCGGCGGTAGCGGTGAATTAGGTAGCATAGGCGGCGGCGGCGGTGGCTCCTTTGCTCATCCATCCGCAACCAACGTTAGTATCATTGCCGGCATAGACGGCGGCGGCGCCAATAATCCGGGTGCCGTAACCATTTGTTATCCCCCCTTGCTTGTGACATCGCTCTTGATAATATCACGCCCGCTCCCGAAAGCTGCCCCGGTGCTAACGACGGCAGCATCACAGTCAGCGCCTCCTGCACCACCT
This genomic window contains:
- a CDS encoding ribulose-phosphate 3-epimerase; this translates as MKHFVAPSLLAADFTRLAEEVRMVNESEADWLHLDVMDGRFVPNISFGPMVVEAVNKLSAKPLDVHLMIREPERYVEQFREAGADVITVHYEACTHLHRVVQQIRETGATPGVSINPHNSVSLLEDILEEVGLVLLMSVNPGFGGQKFIYNTLLKIQRLRDRLTVRNLPARIEVDGGIGLHNAEKILQAGADVLVAGSAIFKADDPKDAIRRFKEIGGEIRKFA
- a CDS encoding gliding motility-associated C-terminal domain-containing protein translates to MIKNLTLLSLILLSLSQAIAQNVGKLFYLDDNNRLATLDPNTAGSTAISANAVFGGTLVPGSVAVDNEGNRLFLVSPDAALGAQLITVDLNTGEPLSTLTLDMEPKSLDYHCLNGLLYAIDEQNNLVSIDPANGAVEAIAPIASTSVDFSTPTLDPYGDRLFFISFEPLGLRLSAVSAATGAILASLDIGDDISFQNMAYNCRDGLLYGLLNNGGASFARLSPMDGNLTPLSGPIAANGFLANSHSLSQSRQAYTFSGQDENGAVRLYTVSLLDGAIVSQPVIGTEYFLNSSIAYANRCAAEADFGLAVGCAADTTRFTNTSTPGATFLWNFGDPASGAANTSAEANPTHVYNNPGVYTITLVATDCGADTLSKEVIVPGLSVPPFPDTTLSCEDDFPVTINAFTEGATYLWQDGSADSVFIVEAADVPVDISVEITLGACMVEFSTFAGRDEDANCPCLLVMPNTFTPNGDSHNDFFRPVDRNCRIKAGSYTLRVYNRWGEMVFESTDPGGNGWDGNYKNEPVPNEVYFYTLQYISETDQGDVPDERKGDLTLLR
- a CDS encoding M1 family metallopeptidase gives rise to the protein MNFKLLFPLLILFSFHSSAQPARSPLGAPGPGYWQNRADYDIQATLDTAYQKIIGKVAITYTNNSPYPLDYLWLQLDQNKYQADSRGAQVNAAGSRHEGNVTNGFEIGSVFYNKLPAAYTVTDTRMQLKLNTPLAPNGGKATLAIDYSFTVPEEGADRMGRILLDDGWVYEIAQWYPRMAVLDDVQGWNNLPYLGAGEFYCDYGNFEYAIDVPGGFVVAGSGVLLNPGEVLPRSYAKKLEAARQSDTTVFIISPEEAGSAPAGNGTRSTWKFRMQNARDVAWACGKGLIWDAGGAKLPSGERVLIQSFYPRESLDGWDRATEYAIASVEHYSGQWFEYPYPTLSNVAGTVGGMEYPGLHFTEYNRSGNGLWVTLDHEVAHNWFPMIVGSNERQHAWMDESFVTFMGYYAAKAFTGANYSSYISNYKAMRQRFMGTELGTVTRPPREISKGFSDIVYFKPAIALLTLREYVLGPERFDYAFRQYIRNWAYKHPRPEDFFNGMENASGEELDWFWQSWFYQDENLDQEISDARRRDDGSVFITLANKLGMPMPVVVEFTLADGSTERKELPVDIWNQGSTYSFTYRADQPVQSIRLDPDEWLPDMERRNNEWGF